A genomic window from Anthonomus grandis grandis chromosome 2, icAntGran1.3, whole genome shotgun sequence includes:
- the LOC126747303 gene encoding glutathione S-transferase-like, whose product MAPKYKLTYFNMPGRAEPIRFIFAYAGQDYEDFRINLDQWAEIKPSTPFGQVPVLEVDGKLVGESRAICRYLAKQFNLLGENDWEALQADMFVDALESCKQVIMRTMKETDPDKIKEIKQQAANFLKKFDEAIASNPAGLLVGSKVTWADLYFAASLPNTIERHPDIAKPFSALTSLIKQINNLPSIKEWLEKRPKSDFVPPPRN is encoded by the exons ATGGCCCCAAAGTACAAATTAACTTACTTCAATATGCCCGGCCGTGCTGAGCCTATACGGTTTATTTTCGCATATGCGGGACAGGATTATGAGGATTTTAGGATAAACCTTGATCAGTGGGCTGAAATTAAACCCT CAACACCCTTTGGACAAGTTCCAGTCTTAGAAGTAGACGGTAAGCTCGTCGGAGAATCAAGAGCGATCTGCAGATATTTAGCTAAGCAATTTAATTTGCTTGGTGAAAATGACTGGGAAGCATTACAAGCTGATATGTTCGTAGATGCTTTGGAAAGTTGCAAACAAG TAATAATGAGAACCATGAAAGAAACTGACCCggataaaattaaagaaatcaaACAGCAAGCGgcgaactttttaaagaaatttgacGAAGCTATTGCTAGTAATCCAGCAGGACTTTTAGTAGGCTCtaag GTTACTTGGGCCGACTTATATTTTGCAGCATCACTTCCTAACACTATTGAAAGGCATCCGGACATTGCAAAACCTTTTTCAGCCTTGACGAGTCtcataaaacaaataaataatttacccaGTATCAAAGAGTGGCTAGAAAAAAGGCCAAAAAGTGACTTCGTACCACCACCGAGAAACTAG